TAATAAATTTGAAAAAGAAGAACAATATAAAGGTATAAAAGCAATACCTCCTTATGAAATTAAAAATGCTGATTTTGACGTTATGATTATTGCAACGTTTGAACCTGAATATATAGAGGATTATGCACAAAAAGATCTCTATCCCGAATGCGGCAAGTTCAAAATAGATTCCTTTAACAATTACAATTTAAAAGATTTTATCGGCGATGTTATAGCTTGTTTTAGTTGAGATTATTTTAAAGATAAAAGATAAATATCGTGCTCAAATATGTGCAGAAACCTTCCCAGAATATATGAAACAAGCCTGTTTATCTAAAATAGCCACATTGCACTAATTATTATGACTTACCTAAAAGGCTATCAAGTGCTTCAATTAATTGTTTACGCTCGTCTCTTCCGTCAGTTCTAAACCTCAATATCGGCAAATCATATTTATTAAGAATTTCATTCTTCATCGCATCACGCTCTGATTGTCGTGTTCCTTCTGCGTGAAATTTTACGCCATCTACCTCTACTACAAGCCGTGGCGATTTATCTATTGCGTCGAAAATAAGAAAATCTACATGCGTTAATATATTCATCGCATTTCATTTAGAGCATTACTTGCTTGCTCATATACATCAGGCATTACATCAAAAACTTGTTCGGTAAATCTTTATGAAGTTTCAATAATTCTGATCCTGTAACAGTATAGAGGCTTTAGACTCGACACGGCAATCCATTTTATTTTTATAGATTGCTTCGCTATACTCGCAATGTCGATTTTGGATATTTAGCTTATAGATTTTTGACTTTCCTAAAAAAATCATTAAATAAAAACATGCAGCTTTTATTTCCTCTTAATAGAGGTTATAGAATTATGTAAATTTTTAGAAAATAGATAGTAGAGGGAAAATCTCTACAAAGGAAGAAGTGTGCCTTTTAAATACAGACTTGAAAAAGTCATTAAATACAGAATACAAAAAAGAGATGAACAGCTTAATGTCGTAATAGAAGCTCAAAGAGAAGTCCAGAGGATTCAAGCAGAGATAAATAAAAATAAAAACAGCGTTGCGCTCCTCCGAAAATCTATTTATTCCGCACACCACACGCTTATGGAAAATTATGACACCTACATAAAACACCTTGATGAAATAATCGCTCAACTTGAAATCAAAAAACAGGAAGCCATAGATATCCTTAATGAAGAAAAAGAAAAACTCGCAGAACTGGAAAAAGCTGTAAAAGTTCTTGAAAAACATAAAGAAAAAATGCATGAACAATACAAAGAAGAAGAAAAAAAAGCTGAAATGAAAATACTTAACGAGATTGCAGGACAAAAACACTACGCTAAGATGCTGGAAAAAATCAAAGATCAGCTTGAAGAAGACGAAGAAGAAGGAATGATGCAGGATGAAAATTGAATCAAAGATTGAATCCAAAATTGAAGAAAATATTCCAATACAGGTCAATAATAACAAAAACCAGGATAATAACAGAGCTAATGGAGTGAAGTCAACTTCTTTGAACTCCAAATTTTCTGATTTTGCAGCATATCTCCAAAAACCAGATGGAAACAAAAAAAATACAACTGATGAAGAAAAAAATATTCTAAATAACTTTCAAGTTTTAATGCCTCAGGAAAAAAACACAGAAGCATTAAAAACTTTGAAAAAACTTTCCGAAAAAGAAAATATTTTAGTAAAAATACACAATATTGATGCCATAAAGCTTTTTATGCGTAAAAAAGAAAATTTAAAATCTTTTGATAAAGATACCGTAATAAATTTAGATAATTTCAAGAAGAAAGATATTGATTTTTTGAGAAACTGCTTTGAAAATCCTTCCATCAGCTTGAATAATTTAAATCATCAAAATTTTCAGGCAAATTTAACCGTTCAAAATCAGGATAATCAAGTTTCTTACAAAAGTTTTGATGTATCAAAGGGTCTGTTTAATTTAATGGAATATTCTTTCAAATCCCAAAAACCTGTCAGGCTGGATTTTAATGGAAATTCTTCCGTTATATTAAAAATGAATAATAACGGAAAACTTATCGCCGAGTTTGTTTCTAACGATAAAGCAATGGAATACGCTCTTAAAAGCAGTATCCCTAATCTTAAGGACAAGCTGGATTCAGAAGGCATACCTTATGAAGAAATTTTTTACAAAGATAATTCCAAAAATAATAACAAAAAACAAAATAAAGGAGGTAATCAATGAACGATTCCTTTGTAACGGCCATCAATACCCAGCGGGTAACAAAAGATTGGATGGATCAAATTGCAGTAAACCTGAGTAATGTTTACACACCCGGTTATAGAGAAATAAACGGCACTTTCCAGTCATTTCTGAACGGTTCAACTTTAGATGAAATAAGGGTAAAGACTACTCAAGGTAAATCAATGCCGGGAACTTCCCCTGAAAATGTCTTTCTGGAAGGACAGGGATTTTTCGTAACCAAAAGACCCGACGGAAACATTTTATACACACGTCTTGGTGAATTTACTTTTGACAGGGAAGGTGTTTATAAGACAAAAGAAGGCTATAACGTACAGGGTTATATTTTAAACGACAAAGGTGAAGTTCAGGCAGGAATAAAAGACCCTAACGCAGGAAGAGCAGAAGACAACCTTGCAGCAATTCCCACTACTGATATAAAACTTTGGATTGATCCAAGCAACGGCAAATATTTAGGCAAATACGAAGAATTTGAAATAAAAGGCGATGGCGTTCTTTATGGTAAAGCCGACAAAGGAAAAATTAAAGTTCCTTTATACAAAATTTCTGTTATGAATTTCCATAACCCTGCTGCAATGACACAGGTTAAGGAAGGTTATTATATTGAAAACGAAGCCTCCGGAAAACCTGTTATCGGCAGAGGCGAAGTCAGGGGCTTCCTTCTTGAATCTTCAAACGCTGATATGAAAGGAAATATTACTTATTTCCAACAGGCAAAACTTCAGCTTGATATGGCTAATAAACTCGTCAGCACAAATAAACAGCTTCTTGAAGAAGCTTTAAAGTTGCTGCAATAAGCTAATTATCTGTTAATATTTTTATCCGTAGAACCTACGCCTTTTTCTCCCCTTTAAGTAACTCCAATTGTCAGTTAAATTTATGCGTCATTGGGCAAAGAGGCTTTAGACTCGAAGCAGGCAATCCGTTTTAATTTTATAGATTGCTTCGCTATGCTCGCAATGACGATTTTAGATATTCGAGTTAATTAAGCGTTTTGCCTTTTTCTTTGACGGTAAGTGTAATAATGGCTGCGATTAGTACAGAAATTCCGCCTACGATAAATGCATATTCCCAATGATGAGCCATTCCTCCATTTACAGACATTGGGCTTTTATTAATTAAAAACCCTATAGCCACAGAAGTTAAGAGCTGAGGACCTGCGATAAACAGGTTAAATTTCCCCATAGCAGAGCCTTCTGTTCCGACCTGAATATGTTCTGTAAGCAAAGCAAACGGTAAAGCCAGAATCGAAGCCCAACCCAAACCTATTACACCCATAAAAACAAATACGGGAAGTGTAGACTTTGCAATAAATGCTAATCCCAGAAAAGACAAGCCCATTGTCGTTAATGATGCCGCATGCACGTTTTTCTTTCCGAATCTGTTGCATAAATACCCTAATGGAAGTGAAACAAGAAAGCATACTAAATTAAGCAGTGCAAATGCTCCGCCGGAAATGTTTGTTGCCTGAAGAATTTTAGCATTGAAAGAAGCCTTAATTGCCTCTGTAGCGGCTGAAAGATCAGGGATTTGATAAATATTATGTACGACATAATTGTTAAAATAAATAAAAAGACTCATCATTCCAAGCCATGTAAAAAACTGAACCGCACAAAGCTTGAAAATTTCTTTTGATTTAAAACTCATAAGCGCCATACCGAGCATTGGAACGCTTGTTATTAATACGAATAAAGATAAAAGATTAATCACCGAATCTTTATTTGAAAGATCAAATTTACCTGTTAAAAATATAATTCCCATAACAAAAAGTGAAATTAGCGCACTGATTCCAAAGTTTTTAGCAGGCTCTAATGCGCTTTCTTTCTGCGAATCATTTTTCTTAAGCTTTGTATTCTCTTTTGTTGTAAGGCTTGTGTAAAGAATACATACTGTAAAAGCAATTGCAGCCATTATAAATTGTTGGTAAATAGACATTTGATAGCCCGTTAAAAGCTTAACAGCGAGCGGAGACCCGAAAGAAATTACTGAGCCGAGTCCTATTGCAAAACTCAGGTAAGAATTTGCAACAGCGTGTTGTTCTTGTGGCGCAATATCAGGAATTAAAGCCCTGTAAGGTCCCTGACTTATATTAACGCTGGCATCAATTATCCAAAGAACTGCTGCCGCTAAAATAATCGCAGGAATCCCAATTTTTGTTGCTATAGCAAGAGAATTAGGAAAAGCAAGAAGGGCTAAACTTCCTATAATTGCACCTACAATCAGAAAGGGTCTTCTTCTGCCGATTTTTGTCATAATATTATCGCTTATTACACCGATAATCGGCTGAACAAGAATGCCTGTAATAGGACCCGCAAGCCACATCAGACCAAAGATTAACGGTGTTGCACCAAGAGGTTCTGTAACTCTGCCGGAAAGTCCTATTTGCATTGACCATGCGAATTGCAAACCGAAAAAACCTATACAAAGATTCAGCAATTGTTTTACAGAAAGTTTTTCGGGTTTATTTTCGTTTGACTTTGAAATAACTTCAGTTATTACTTCTATTTTTTCCTGAACATCAGCCATAAAAACCCTCTCTTTGAATTTATATATACCTGAAATCGATTCGGATTTTTTATAAATATTTAATTTTTCTTAATAACTTCCGCACCGAAATATTTCTGCAAAACTTTCGGTATAAGTACAGAGCCGTCTTCTTGTTGGAAGTTTTCAAGGATTGCAGCGAAAGTTCTGCCGACTGCAAGTCCTGAGCCGTTTATTGTATGCACAAATTCGGGTTTTCCTGTAAGTTTTGAGCGGTATCTTATGGCGGCTCTTCTTGCCTGATAATCCCCAAAGTTACTGCAACTGGAAATTTCTCTATAAGTTCCTGAAGAAGGAAGCCAAACTTCTAAGTCATAGCATTTTTGAGCGCTAAACCCTATATCTCCGGTACAAAGTTCTATTCTTCTGTATGGAAGTTCAAGCAATTCGAGCATTTTTTCCGCATTTTTGGTAAGTTTTTCATGCTCTTCCCTCGAAGCTTCCGGCAGACAAAGTTTTACAAGTTCAACTTTATTAAATTGGTGCTGCCTGATTAAGCCTCTTGTATCTTTACCCGCAGAACCTGCTTCTCTTCTAAAACATGGGGTATATGCCGTCATATATTTAGGCAAATCCTCTTCGTTCAATATTTCATTGGCGTAGATATTAGTAACAGGCACTTCTGCTGTAGGAATCAGGTATAAATCTTCTTCTTCGCATTTATACATATCTGATTTGAACTTAGGAAGCTGTCCTGTTCCTGTCATAGAAGCTGAATTCACAAGATATGGCGGAAGAATTTCTGTATAGCCATGGTCTGTAGTGTGAACATCAAGGAAAAAGTTTATTATAGCTCTTTCTAATCTTGCTCCTGCGCCTTTGTATATTGTAAATCTTGATTCAGAAAGCTTTACCCCTCTTTCAAAGTCAAGTAAATCAAGCTCAATGCCAAGATCCCAGTGGGGTTTTATTTCGAAAGATTTTTCAGGAACTTCGCCAACTGTTTTTATAACAGTATTTGCAGAATCATCATGTCCTACAGGCGTTGTTTCGTCAGGAGTATTCGGGATATTCAGCAGAAGATTTTTTTGTTTTTCGTTAAACTCAAGCTCTTTTTCTTCGAGTTCTTTTATTTCTTCACCGAGTTTTCTGACATTTTCCTGTATTTCTGTTGTATCTTTGCCTTCTTTTTTAAGAGCTCCGACTTGTAGAGAAATATTTTTTCTCTCTGCCCTTAAATTATCAGCTTTTCCTTGTACGCCTCTTCTTTGTTTATCAATTTCAATGACTTCATCAATTGATAATTCGGGATTTCGTCTTTTTAAAAGCTCATTAACCTTATCAGGATTCTCTCTAATAACCTTTATGTCTAACATATCAAACTCTCTCTAAATTACTTACTCAGATAAAATAATTATATTATGAAATTTATTAGACAGATAAATATTTTTTATTTCATGCATTTATTTTCTTGCAAGATTTAATAGTGAAATAACTTCTTTGTCGGTTACCTGCTCAAAATCACAATAATACTGACCAACCGCAAAAAAATCAGGTGGTTCACGAAGGCAAATAAACTCGTCAACTTCCTCACGGAACTTATTGGCAGTATCTTGAGGACTTACAGGGACAGCGAGGATAATTTTTTCAGGAATCATCTGCTTTACAGCTAAAACAGCCGCTCCTGCCGTAACACCTGTAGCAAGCCCGTCATCAACTATAATCACTGTTTTTCCGCTCAAATCAAGCGGAGGCAAGTTGCCGCGATAGAGTTTTATTCGTCTGTTCATTTCTACGGTCTCACGCTTGATAATTTCTTCCATCTCATCTTTAGAAATCCCCAGAAATCTAATTGCATCAAGGTTGAGTATGCGGACATTATTC
This sequence is a window from bacterium. Protein-coding genes within it:
- a CDS encoding DUF2726 domain-containing protein, with the translated sequence MNILTHVDFLIFDAIDKSPRLVVEVDGVKFHAEGTRQSERDAMKNEILNKYDLPILRFRTDGRDERKQLIEALDSLLGKS
- the fliJ gene encoding flagellar export protein FliJ; this encodes MPFKYRLEKVIKYRIQKRDEQLNVVIEAQREVQRIQAEINKNKNSVALLRKSIYSAHHTLMENYDTYIKHLDEIIAQLEIKKQEAIDILNEEKEKLAELEKAVKVLEKHKEKMHEQYKEEEKKAEMKILNEIAGQKHYAKMLEKIKDQLEEDEEEGMMQDEN
- a CDS encoding flagellar hook-basal body complex protein; translated protein: MNDSFVTAINTQRVTKDWMDQIAVNLSNVYTPGYREINGTFQSFLNGSTLDEIRVKTTQGKSMPGTSPENVFLEGQGFFVTKRPDGNILYTRLGEFTFDREGVYKTKEGYNVQGYILNDKGEVQAGIKDPNAGRAEDNLAAIPTTDIKLWIDPSNGKYLGKYEEFEIKGDGVLYGKADKGKIKVPLYKISVMNFHNPAAMTQVKEGYYIENEASGKPVIGRGEVRGFLLESSNADMKGNITYFQQAKLQLDMANKLVSTNKQLLEEALKLLQ
- a CDS encoding MFS transporter; this translates as MADVQEKIEVITEVISKSNENKPEKLSVKQLLNLCIGFFGLQFAWSMQIGLSGRVTEPLGATPLIFGLMWLAGPITGILVQPIIGVISDNIMTKIGRRRPFLIVGAIIGSLALLAFPNSLAIATKIGIPAIILAAAVLWIIDASVNISQGPYRALIPDIAPQEQHAVANSYLSFAIGLGSVISFGSPLAVKLLTGYQMSIYQQFIMAAIAFTVCILYTSLTTKENTKLKKNDSQKESALEPAKNFGISALISLFVMGIIFLTGKFDLSNKDSVINLLSLFVLITSVPMLGMALMSFKSKEIFKLCAVQFFTWLGMMSLFIYFNNYVVHNIYQIPDLSAATEAIKASFNAKILQATNISGGAFALLNLVCFLVSLPLGYLCNRFGKKNVHAASLTTMGLSFLGLAFIAKSTLPVFVFMGVIGLGWASILALPFALLTEHIQVGTEGSAMGKFNLFIAGPQLLTSVAIGFLINKSPMSVNGGMAHHWEYAFIVGGISVLIAAIITLTVKEKGKTLN
- the serS gene encoding serine--tRNA ligase, with the protein product MLDIKVIRENPDKVNELLKRRNPELSIDEVIEIDKQRRGVQGKADNLRAERKNISLQVGALKKEGKDTTEIQENVRKLGEEIKELEEKELEFNEKQKNLLLNIPNTPDETTPVGHDDSANTVIKTVGEVPEKSFEIKPHWDLGIELDLLDFERGVKLSESRFTIYKGAGARLERAIINFFLDVHTTDHGYTEILPPYLVNSASMTGTGQLPKFKSDMYKCEEEDLYLIPTAEVPVTNIYANEILNEEDLPKYMTAYTPCFRREAGSAGKDTRGLIRQHQFNKVELVKLCLPEASREEHEKLTKNAEKMLELLELPYRRIELCTGDIGFSAQKCYDLEVWLPSSGTYREISSCSNFGDYQARRAAIRYRSKLTGKPEFVHTINGSGLAVGRTFAAILENFQQEDGSVLIPKVLQKYFGAEVIKKN
- a CDS encoding phosphoribosyltransferase, yielding MLFKNRQDGGRQLAEKLIKFKDENPIIIALPRGGVVTGYEVAKILKASLDVMITRKLGSPFQPELGIGAIAPNNVRILNLDAIRFLGISKDEMEEIIKRETVEMNRRIKLYRGNLPPLDLSGKTVIIVDDGLATGVTAGAAVLAVKQMIPEKIILAVPVSPQDTANKFREEVDEFICLREPPDFFAVGQYYCDFEQVTDKEVISLLNLARK